In Parvularculales bacterium, one DNA window encodes the following:
- the mreC gene encoding rod shape-determining protein MreC, with protein MRALSQLLQRLSRLYAPLLFFIVMGLTLLMFGRFESYYLEKASQISMDVLSPVLLIISRPAETISQWGEGIENYFNVFDDNQKLREETARLRVWRERALLLESRIAEYESLLNVQSEPEITYLTGRIISDSNSPFVHTVLINIGQNQGVENGQAVMDSLGLIGRIVAVGRWSSRVLLLTDLNSRIPVLVEPGNYHAILAGKNTETPWLAYLPADQEVERGNRVVTSGYGGFLPPGLPIGIVTESQEGKSTVKLFADLSTTHNVRILKYNLDLDVPRHSDN; from the coding sequence GTGAGAGCATTAAGCCAACTGTTACAAAGATTATCGCGTCTTTATGCACCGCTTTTGTTTTTTATTGTTATGGGGTTGACTCTTTTGATGTTTGGTCGCTTTGAGTCTTACTATTTAGAAAAAGCTAGCCAAATATCAATGGATGTTTTATCGCCTGTTTTGCTTATCATATCACGTCCAGCAGAAACTATTTCTCAGTGGGGTGAAGGGATTGAGAATTATTTTAACGTTTTTGACGATAATCAGAAGCTAAGAGAGGAAACAGCTCGTCTTAGAGTGTGGCGGGAAAGGGCATTACTGCTTGAATCTCGCATTGCTGAGTATGAGTCTCTTCTTAATGTTCAATCTGAACCGGAAATAACATATCTGACGGGCCGTATCATCAGCGATTCAAACAGTCCTTTTGTGCATACGGTTTTGATTAATATCGGACAAAATCAAGGTGTAGAAAACGGGCAGGCGGTTATGGATAGTCTTGGTCTGATAGGGCGTATTGTTGCAGTAGGCCGTTGGAGTAGTCGGGTGCTTTTATTGACGGATTTGAACAGCAGAATACCGGTATTGGTGGAGCCGGGTAATTATCACGCTATTCTTGCTGGGAAGAATACAGAGACACCGTGGTTAGCATATCTTCCTGCAGATCAAGAAGTAGAACGAGGTAATAGAGTTGTTACGTCAGGTTATGGGGGGTTTTTACCACCAGGATTACCTATCGGTATTGTGACAGAGTCACAAGAGGGCAAGTCTACGGTTAAGCTCTTTGCTGATTTATCAACCACCCACAACGTGCGTATTCTAAAATATAATTTGGATCTTGATGTT